DNA from Geobacillus vulcani PSS1:
GACAAAATGTTCGATTCGCCGATGAAATCAGCAACAAACCGATTGACCGGCTCATCGTAAATCTCTTTCGGCGTCCCAAATTGCTGAACTTTCCCTTTATTCAGAACGAAAATATAGTCGGACATCGCCAGCGCTTCTTCTTGATCATGCGTGACGAAAATAAACGTGATCCCCAGCCGGCGCTGCAATTCGCGAAGCTCGTACTGCATTTCCGTGCGCAGCTTCAAATCCAGCGCCGAGAGCGGTTCATCAAGAAGCAGCACTTCCGGTTCGTTCACGATCGCCCGGGCAATCGCGACGCGCTGCCGCTGGCCTCCGGACATTTCCTGAATGCGGCGGCGTTCATATCCTTCCAAGTTGACAAAACGGAGCGCTTCCTTCACCTTTTGGCGAACGTCCGCTTCTTTCATTTTTTTCACCCGCAAACCAAAAGCGACGTTTTCAAACACATCCAAATGCGGAAACAAGGCGTAATCTTGAAACACCGTATTGACTTGCCGCTTGTTTGGCGGAACGTGATTCATCGGCTTCCCGTGAAAATAAATCGTCCCTTGCGTCGGTTCAATAAACCCGGCGATCAGCCGCAAAATCGTCGTCTTCCCACATCCGGACGGACCTAGCAGCGTATAAAATTTGCCTCGCTCCATCTCAAAACTCACATCGTCCAATACCGCTGTCCCATCGTATTCCTTCGTCACATGGTCAAAGCGGATGATTGCTTGTCCGCTCACCTTCGCCCCCCCTACTCCACCTATTTCCGTCATTTCTAATGAAAGCATACTCAGCGTAAAAAAGGCAATAAAAAATCATGACAACCATGAACCGAAAGTCGCCAAAAGGAACAAAAGCCGCCGCCAATCGAGCGACAGCCCTTCCTTACCTTGAAAGCTTCACCATTCCAATCAACAAACAAATCGTCCCTGTCCCCCACGCCACTCCCGCCTGGCCGAGCAGCAGCGAAATTTCTTCCGAAGCCTGCACGTCGGTAAGATCAAATCCCGTGATCCTCCATGCCAAATAGGCAGCGACAGCGTGCAGCAGAAAATGGGCGGTTATCCATAAAAACGCCGAACGCCGCGCCCGATATTTCCGCCAAAGAAAAACAACCGTCACCATGGCGATCAACATAACAACAGAAAAACCGCCGATCAGTAGCTCCATCACTTCTTCTTCCATTGGCAGACGCTCAGGCATGTCTTGTCCCCCCATATCATTATGAGCGTTCCTTTTCCTATCTTTTTCTCCCTCTCTATGCCGCTCCCTTCTTGCTTCCTTGCATTTTTTCAAATTTTCTTCATTTACTGTATTGAACAATTTCAGAAAATGCATTAAATTATATAGTAATAATCAAAACAAGGCCTAATAATTGCATACGAACATTCTTATCAAGAGAGGGGGAGGGACTGGCCCGGTGAACCCTCAGCAACCTGGCCGCGGCCAAGGTGCTAAATCCAGACAGGCAACAGCCTGGAAGATAAGAAGAAGCGAACGGAAAGTCTTCTTCTTAGAAGGCTTTTTTCTTTTACTTGCGGAGAAACGGGGGAAATGGAACGTGGGATTGCTTGATGAGTTGAAACAACGCGTGCTGATCGCCGATGGGGCGATGGGGACGCTTCTCTATTCGCATGGCGTTGACCGTTGTTTTGAAGAATTGAATCTATCGAAACCGGAAGACATCGTCCATATTCACGAAGCCTATATCGCCGCGGGCGCCGACGTCATCCAGACGAATACCTACGGCGCCAACTACGTCAAGCTCGCCCGCTACGGCTTGCAAGATGAGGTGCCGGCCATCAACCGGGCGGCGGTGCGGCTCGCCAAACAAGCCGCCAACGGTCGGGCGTACGTGCTCGGGACCATTGGCGGACTGCGCACGTTAAACAAAAGCGCCGTGCCGCTTGATGAAGTGAAGCGGACGTTCCGCGAGCAGCTGTTTGTCTTGCTCGCCGAGGGGGTCGATGGCGTGCTGCTCGAGACGTATTACGATTTAGAAGAGTTGGAGACGGTGCTCGCCATCGCCCGCAAAGAGACCGATTTGCCGGTCATCGCCCATGTGTCGCTCCATGAAGTGGGCGTCTTGCAAGACGGCACGCCGCTCGCTGACGCCCTCGCCCGCTTAGAAGCGCTTGGCGCCGATGTCGTCGGGCTCAACTGCCGGCTCGGGCCGTACTATATGCTTCAATCGCTCGAGGAAGTGCCGCTGCCAACGCGCGCCTTTTTATCGGCGTACCCGAACGCCAGCCTCCCCGACTATCGCGACGGCCGGCTCGTCTATGAGACGAATGCCGAATACTTCGAGGAAACGGCGAAAGCGTTTCGCGACCAAGGGGTGCGGCTGCTCGGCGGATGCTGCGGCACGACGCCGAAACATATTGAAGCGATGGCGCGGGCGCTGCAAGACCGGACGCCGGCAACGGAAAAAACGGTCAAACGGCGCGCCGTGCCGGTGTCGGTCCAATCCGACGCCCCATCGGCAGCGACGCCGCTTCCCGAACTTGTCCGCGCCCGCCGCTCGGTGATCGTCGAGCTCGATCCCCCGAAAAAATTGGGCATTGACAAATTTCTCGCCGGGGCGAAAGCGCTCCATGACGCCGGCATCGATGCGCTGACGCTGGCCGACAACTCGCTCGCCACGCCGCGCATCAGCAACGCCGCCGTCGCGGCCATCATCAAAGAGCGGCTCGGCGTCCGCCCGCTCGTGCATATTACGTGCCGCGACCGCAACTTGATCGGCCTGCAGTCGCACTTGATGGGCCTGCATACGCTCGGCATCACCGACGTGCTCGCCATTACCGGCGACCCGTCAAAAATCGGCGACTTCCCGGGAGCGACATCGGTGTACGATTTATCGTCGTTTGATTTAATCCGCTTGATCCGCCAGTTTAATGAAGGATTGTCGTATTCGGGCAAACCGCTCGGACAAAAAACGAACTTCTCGATCGGCGCGGCGTTCAATCCGAACGTCCGTCACTTGGATAAGGCCGTCGAACGGATGGAGAAAAAAATTCAATGCGGCGCCCACTATTTCTTGACCCAGCCGATTTATTCGGAAGAGAAAATCGTAGCCGTGCACGAAGCGACAAAACATTTGGACGCGCCGATTTACATCGGCATTATGCCGCTTGTGAGCGCGCGCAACGCCGAGTTTTTGCATCATGAGGTGCCGGGCATTACGCTGTCCGACGACATTCGCGCCCGCATGGCCGCCTGCGGCGACGACCCGGTGCGGGCGGCGCGCGAAGGAATCGCCATCGCCAAAGCGCTCATTGATGCGGCGTTCGACTTGTTTCACGGCATTTATTTAATTACACCGTTTTTGCGCTACGACATGACCGTGGAGCTCGTCCGCTACATTCACGAAAAAGAAGCGGCCGCGAAAGAAAGGAAGGTTGTTCATGGCTGACCTCATCTTCGAACAACAGCTGCAGCGAAAAATTCTTGTCATCGACGGCGCCATGGGCACCATGATCCAAAGCGCCAACTTATCAGCCGCCGACTTTGGCGGCGAGGCGTATGAAGGGTGCAACGAATACTTGACCATCACCGCTCCGCACGTCATCCGCCGCATTCATGAAGCGTACTTGGAAGCCGGCGCGGACATCATTGAAACGAACACGTTCGGGGCGACGCGCATCGTCCTTGATGAATACGGGCTTGGCCATTTGGCGCTCGAGCTGAACATCGAAGCAGCGAAGCTCGCCAAGCAAGCGGCCGAGGCGTTCGCGACGCCCGACTGGCCGCGCTTTGTCGCCGGTTCGATGGGGCCGACGACGAAAACTTTGTCGGTCACGGGCGGAGCGACGTTTGACGAACTCGTTGCCGCCTATGAAGAACAGGCGCGCGGACTGCTTTTGGGCGGCGTCGACCTTCTCCTTTTGGAAACGTGCCAAGATACCTTGAATGTCAAAGCGGGATTCATCGGCATTTCCAAAGCGTTTGAAGCGGTCGGCCGCCGCGTGCCGCTCATGATTTCCGGCACGATCGAACCGATGGGCACGACGCTTGCCGGGCAGGCGATCGATTCGTTTTTCATCTCGATCCGCCACATGAAGCCGATCGCCGTCGGCTTAAACTGCGCGACCGGACCGGAGTTTATGACCGATCATTTGCGCACGCTCGCCTCGCTTGCCGACACGGCGGTCAGCTGTTACCCGAACGCCGGCCTGCCGGACGAAGAAGGGCATTACCATGAAACACCGGAGATGCTCGCGGAAAAAATCCGCCGCTTTGCCGAAAAAGGATGGATCAACATCGTCGGCGGGTGCTGCGGCACGACGCCGGACCATATCCGGGCCATCGCCGAAGCGGTGCGCCACATTCCGCCGCGGGCGATCCCGTCTTCATTTGATGTCCACGCCGTCTCCGGCATTGAAGCGCTCATCTATGATGAAACGATGCGTCCGCTTTTTGTCGGCGAGCGGACGAACGTCATCGGCTCGCGCAAATTTAAGCGCCTCATCGCCGAAGGCAAATACGAAGAAGCGGCGGAAATCGCCCGCGCCCAAGTGAAAAACGGCGCCCATGTCATCGACATTTGCCTCGCCGATCCGGACCGTGATGAGCTTTCCGACATGGAACAGTTCGTCCGCGAAGTCGTCAAAAAAGTAAAAGTGCCGCTCGTCATTGACTCGACCGACGAGCGCGTCATCGAGCGCGCCCTCACGTATTCACAAGGAAAGGCGATCATTAACTCGATCAACCTTGAAGACGGCGAAGAGCGCTTTGCCAACGTCGTACCGCTGCTGCACCGCTACGGCGCCGCCGTTGTGGTCGGGACGATCGATGAACAAGGGATGGCGGTCACCGCCGAACGGAAGCTCGAGATCGCCTTGCGTTCGTATGACTTGCTCGTGAACCGCTACGGCGTGCCTGAGCGCGACATCATTTTCGATCCGCTCGTCTTCCCGGTCGGCACCGGCGATGAGCAATACATCGGCGCGGCGAAAGAAACGATCGAAGGGATCCGCCTCATTAAAGAGCGGCTTCCTCATTGTTTAACGATGCTCGGCATCAGCAACGTCTCGTTCGGCTTGCCGCCGGCCGGGCGCGAAGTGCTGAACTCGGTCTTTTTGTACCATTGCACGCAAGCCGGGCTCGATTACGCCATCGTCAACACCGAGAAGCTCGAGCGGTTCGCTTCGATTCCGGAAGAAGAAGTGCGGATGGCCGAGGCGCTTCTTTTTGCCACCAGCGACGAAACGTTAAACGCCTTTATTGAATTTTACCGAAGCAAAATCACCGCCGCCAAGCCGGTGCAGACGAACTTGAGCTTGGAAGAGCGGCTCGCCCGCTACGTCATTGAAGGATCAAAAGACGGGCTCATTCCCGATTTGGAACAGGCGCTGGAAACGTACTCCGATCCACTGGCGATCATCAACGGCCCGCTCATGGCCGGCATGGACGAAGTCGGGCGGCTGTTTAACAACAACCAGCTCATCGTCGCTGAAGTATTGCAAAGCGCAGAAGTAATGAAAGCGGCCGTCGCCTTTTTAGAACCATATATGGAAAAGAAAGAAGGAAGCACGAAAGGAAAAGTAATCCTGGCGACGGTGAAGGGTGATGTGCATGACATCGGCAAAAACTTGGTCGACATTATTTTAAGCAACAACGGCTATGAAGTGATCGACCTTGGCATCAAAGTCGCCCCCCAGCAGCTCATCGAAGCGGTGCGCGAGCATAAACCGGACATCATCGGCCTGTCGGGCCTGCTCGTCAAATCGGCGCAACAAATGGTCGTCACCGCGCAAGACTTGCGGCAAGCCGGTGTTTCGACCCCGATTTTAGTCGGCGGCGCCGCCTTGACGCGCAAGTTTACGGAAAACAAAATCGCGCCCGAATACGACGGCATCGTCTTGTACGCGAAGGACGCCATGGATGGGCTCGCCCTTGCCAACCAAATCCAGCAAGGCGAGATCGACTATCAAAAAAAAGAAACAGTTGGACACGAACCGGCGCGAACGGCGGCTGTCGCCGCGGCCGCCAAATCCAACGTTTCGACCGACGTCCCGGTCTACGTGCCGGCCGATCTCGACCGCCACGTGCTGCGGAATGTGCCGCTTGACCACGTGTTGCCGTACGTCAACTGGCAAATGGTGCTCGGCCATCATCTCGGCTTGAAAGGAAAAGTGAAGCGGCTGTTGGAAGAAAAAGACGAAAAAGCGCTCGCCTTAAAAGCGGTCGTCGATGAACTGATCGCCGCCGCCAAAACACACGGCTGGATTCAGCCGGCCGGCGTCTACCGCTTTTTCCCGGCGCAAAGCGACGGCAACCGCGTGTACATTTACGACCCGATCGACCGGCAAACCGTGCTTGAGACGTTTGACTTCCCGCGCCAGCCGCGGGCGCCGCACCTTTGCCTCGCCGATTACTTGAAATCGAAAGAGAGCGGGGAAATGGACTATGTCGGCTTTTTCGCCGTCACCGCTGGGCACGGCATCCGCGAACTCGCCCAACAGTGGAAAGACGAAGGCGAATTTTTGAAAAGCCATGCCATTCAGGCGTTGGCGCTCGAGATCGCCGAAGGGTTCGCCGAACGCATCCATCAAATTATGCGCGACCGCTGGGGCTTCCCAGACGACCCGGATTTCACGATGGAAGAGCGCTTCGCCGCCAAATACCAAGGCCAGCGCTACTCGTTCGGCTACCCGGCCTGCCCGAACTTGGAAGACCAAGAAAAGCTGTTCCGCCTCCTTCATCCGGAAGATGTCGGCATCCGCTTGACCGACGGCTACATGATGGAGCCGGAAGCCTCCGTCTCGGCGATCGTCGTCGCCCATCCGGAAGCGCGCTATTTCAATGTGCTGTAAAGAAAACGAGCTGGCTCAAACGAGTCAGCTCGTTTTCCTCTCTTCGTTTTTCACGCAACAAACCTCGGCAACGCCATCGTCTCGGAACAAAAAGACGAGGGGGAACGAAATCATAAAAATCCGCGATATTGGTCCACATCCTAGCTTTGAGCCATTCCAATGATGGACTCCGGCAGATAGCACTCCCCGCCAAGTCGACGAAAATCTTTTTCGTTCCAAGTGATGATCCCTTGAATGGATGAAGTGTGCCTGGTCAACGCCGAAAGATACGCATCAGCAAAATCGACACCACAGCGGGCGTAATCATCCAATGCCTTTTCAACCACTTCTTGATCGATGGTCTTCACACAAGAAGCCTCTATCATTTGCTTCAACTTGCTTGCGATTTCTTCTTTCGCATACCCATACCGTTTCGACTCCAGCACCCAACAACATTCCGCTATGACAAGAGGATGCAATAGGAACAAAAGTTCACCGTTGACCGCCTTTTCAAATAACCGATAGGCAATGGAAGATTGTTGCTCGTCGTCATTTGCTAAAAAACGAATAATTATGTTGGTGTCTAAAATATACACGTTCCATCCTCTTCTCCCGATCATCTACTCCTTGTTCTTTTCCCTCTTAACCATCCGTTCCTCTTTCGCCTGTTTGCGAATATGCCGCCCATCGCTTATCAATGGACATCAAAGTTTCTTTAAGTCTGTTAAATGTTGAATTATAGGGATTTTTAGAGACTTGTAAGGTTTAAATATCCAATAAAAAATATACTTTTTGATTAAATTCGTGGTCACAATGTGGTCACGTGGTCAAAAAAGGCGGATCACTCCGCCTTTTTTTCTTCCCAACTCTCCTCAAGCGCATCTTCAAAAAACTCAAGTGATTATGAAACGGGAAAAGCATATCCTCGTATCGATAAAGCATATAAAATCGCAGCAGTACTGGATTGTAAGGTAGATGATCTGTACATAAAAAAAGAGCCTACCCCAAACGAGTAGGCTTACGGGTTATTACCCACACCTATTGTTAGCCCAAATACTTCATTTTCCTTGCCAGCTTCACCATAACTGGCGATTACAATAAATGTTCCAGGCGGATCAGAGTCAGGAAAACGCTGTTTTAACAACTCACTTTTATACTCAATTACTTTCCTGCCCATTTCGGGTTGGTCGTATTCTTTTACCTTTTGTGCATCCTTCGGAATAAATGCTTGTGCCACACTTAAAGCTTCTTTCATAGTCCTTTTCGGTTGATCTGTTGCTTCGAACTGAATTTTGATATTCCAAGCCTGTCCGTCTAGGAACATGGGTAAAATATAGTTGTTTTGAAAACGCGCCATTTCTTGATCTCCAGCATTTTCTCCATAGTTCCTTTCAAACACATCTAGTGTATCACCTAGACCACCGCTAGGAGTAATCTGTTCATTTGTCGTATTCTTTGGCTGCTCCTCTTTTTTCGTTGTCACACCTTTCTTTTCAACTGTCTGTTTCGGTTCTTCCTTTGGTTTGGATACTGGAGGTTCAGTTTCTTGCTCATCAGATGACTTTTCGGATTTTTGTTCTTTCGTCTTTTCTGTCTGCCGCTCTTGCTTTGGTTCTTTTGCCGTTTCCTTGGGCGGTTCTGTCGTCATTCCAAATACAATGAATCCCACCAAAAATACTGCCAAAGCAATAAACGAGCGTTTAAATAGCGTTTTTGTTCCTTCTCTTTTTTTCACACCCCCCGCAATGCCACGAACCAAATAAACAAGAAAAGCAACCATCCCAATAAGACTAATAACTAAGGCAAGGTTATCCATGTTATCCCCCTTATGTTTATTTTTTACTTTATACAAAATATCACAGTTGCCCTAAAAAATTTGTCGAATATTGTCATAGAAAAAGAGAACAAAAATTTCTTCAATGATAGTAAAATGTAGTCGGTATTTTGAAATTGCAGTAAGAATCAAGGAGGGAATTGAGCTGTGAGAAAGTTTTTAACGATAGCATTATCATTCGTAATGTTGTTTGGATTAGTAACCCCAACTTTTGCTCATCCCGGAGCACTCGATGAATTAGGGGGACATTTTAGAAGAGCTGATTGTACTTATTTACTACACCAACCTACCTCATTAGCGCGCAAAGCTAAAAATATGCAAGAACTGATCGCACTTATCAAAAAATACAACAGTAACTCGAAGTGTACCCGTGCATTAACCCCGAGTAAAGTTAATTTAGAGGGGTTTACGTTTAGTCGTAGTCAATCCCACACTCCATCAACTCACACAAAACCAGCTACAAAACCAACTACAAAAAAAGCTGCATTACCTTCAATTAAAATCAATTCGAAACACACGGTAAAAGTCATTCGTGTGGTTGATGGGGATACAGTAGAAGTAAGATTCAGTAATGGTGCAACTGCAAAAGTACGGCTGATTGGGGTCAACACTCCAGAAACTGTACATCCAAACAAACCTGTCGAGAAGTATGGAAAAGAAGCATCTAACTATACAAAAAAACGTCTAACAAACAAAACAGTCACATTAGAGTTTGATGTACAAATCAAAGACAAGTACGGAAGATTATTAGCTTATGTATGGATTGGAAAAGAGTTGTATAACGAAACATTAGTCAAAGAAGGATACGCTAACGTAATGACGATCCCACCAAACGTTAAATACCAAAAGCGATTTGTAACTGCTGAACGTGCAGCGCGACAAGCGAAGAAAGGTCTATGGAAATAAAGCCATCTCCAACGAGAAGAGAGGAAGTGAAACTATGAAAAAAGTGTTAATCCTTATCCTTTTAGCCGTTTTTGCTCTCAACAGCATTGGCAGTCTCCCAGCCTATGCCCATTGGGGACCTAAAGGCCATAAACACTATTATTATAACAAGGTAAGATCTTATACAAAGAAAGATGGAACACACGTGAGATCACACTATCGAAGAACACATTGATAGACATTAATCTGTATGTTGGCAGGGGCATGAGCCTCTGCCTTTTTATTCAGGCTTCACCTCATTAAACTTATGATAATAAGCCCGTTTCGAATGAGAAAGGCTTTTCATATGGAATCATTCTCGTCCTCATTGAAAAAGGGATATTTCAGGAGCATTTTCTGGAATTGGCCTTCATCCTTAATTGGAAGCTTGCGCTGCGGAGATTTATAATAACATTTCTGGTGAATGACGGTGTTGATAATATCAAGGAACACTTTCTCGTCTGGCTGAACCGGTTCAGAACAAATCGGGCAACGCAGGCGGCCGACGATTTTGAACATGGAATCACCTCCTGATACTTCATTCCACAAAAATAAAAAAAGCCCTGCCAGACGGCAGGGTTATTTTACGCGCAATTTTTGTCCCACACGAATCAAGTTGGGATTTTTAAGTCCGTTGAGCTTCTGCAACGCCGCAACGGTTGTGTTGAATTTTTTCGCGATTTCGGAAAGCGTGTCACCTTTTTGTACGGTGTACGTTTGAGGCGCTGGTTTGGACCGCATTGCTTCTACTGCACTTGTCGGTTTTATTACTTGTTGCAGTGGGCGTTTACCCGCTCTCAAATCAGCAAGGGAAAGGCCGAACGTGTATTGAAAATGAGGATAATCCTTGAAATCCTTCCAATCGCCGCCCCATTCGAGTCCGAGTGACTTTCCGATTGCGCCAACACGTTTCCATTTCTCATCCACATTCCAACTCACGCTGCCATCTGGATTCAAGATAGCAAAATCAAAGGCTAGTCCGAAATTGTGATACGAATAGCCACCTTTTGCATTGGTTACAATTTTCCCCGGTTTCGTGCGACCTTGGGCATATAGTTCGTTTTGCTCTTCAATCGTTCGCAAGCCTTGTGTAATAATAACGTTGATTCCTCCTATATATGCCGCCGTAATCAATTGACGTGCTTTATCCGCGACGACAGGATGAACGTCTTTTAATTTGGCTTCTGCTTTCTCCAATAGTTCTTTTAATCCGATAGTCATTGCTTATCCTCTCCTTTCCCACTTTTTCCTTTCAACACTTCCACCGCTTGTGTAAGTCGTTCCGGCACTGGCACTCCCATTCTTCCCGCATTTTCAAAAATGCTTAGCAGCTCGTTGGCCATATAAAAAACGATAGTCGCATCTCGGAACATATTTTTCGTTCCAAGCGCGCTATCGACTTGATGAGCGAGAGCTACCATGACAAAAATCATGACCTTCTTGGCTATCCCTTTGAACCCGATTTTGCTCGATAATGTCTTTTCTGTATACCCGGCAACGAGCCCACTGCCATAATCAATAACTGCCATCCAAAACAGTGCGACAAGTAACCCCGTGGATTCACCAAAAAACAA
Protein-coding regions in this window:
- a CDS encoding LysM peptidoglycan-binding domain-containing protein; translated protein: MTIGLKELLEKAEAKLKDVHPVVADKARQLITAAYIGGINVIITQGLRTIEEQNELYAQGRTKPGKIVTNAKGGYSYHNFGLAFDFAILNPDGSVSWNVDEKWKRVGAIGKSLGLEWGGDWKDFKDYPHFQYTFGLSLADLRAGKRPLQQVIKPTSAVEAMRSKPAPQTYTVQKGDTLSEIAKKFNTTVAALQKLNGLKNPNLIRVGQKLRVK
- a CDS encoding ABC transporter ATP-binding protein; translation: MSGQAIIRFDHVTKEYDGTAVLDDVSFEMERGKFYTLLGPSGCGKTTILRLIAGFIEPTQGTIYFHGKPMNHVPPNKRQVNTVFQDYALFPHLDVFENVAFGLRVKKMKEADVRQKVKEALRFVNLEGYERRRIQEMSGGQRQRVAIARAIVNEPEVLLLDEPLSALDLKLRTEMQYELRELQRRLGITFIFVTHDQEEALAMSDYIFVLNKGKVQQFGTPKEIYDEPVNRFVADFIGESNILSGRMIADFLVEFAGRRFACVDRGFAPNEPVDVVIRPEDLELAAPEDSQIVIRVDSLLFRGVHYEICGYDENGNEWLVHSTKKAEVGETIGLRFEPEAIHVMRAERRKGDEGWNGHGETGI
- a CDS encoding thermonuclease family protein, translated to MRKFLTIALSFVMLFGLVTPTFAHPGALDELGGHFRRADCTYLLHQPTSLARKAKNMQELIALIKKYNSNSKCTRALTPSKVNLEGFTFSRSQSHTPSTHTKPATKPTTKKAALPSIKINSKHTVKVIRVVDGDTVEVRFSNGATAKVRLIGVNTPETVHPNKPVEKYGKEASNYTKKRLTNKTVTLEFDVQIKDKYGRLLAYVWIGKELYNETLVKEGYANVMTIPPNVKYQKRFVTAERAARQAKKGLWK
- the metH gene encoding methionine synthase, encoding MADLIFEQQLQRKILVIDGAMGTMIQSANLSAADFGGEAYEGCNEYLTITAPHVIRRIHEAYLEAGADIIETNTFGATRIVLDEYGLGHLALELNIEAAKLAKQAAEAFATPDWPRFVAGSMGPTTKTLSVTGGATFDELVAAYEEQARGLLLGGVDLLLLETCQDTLNVKAGFIGISKAFEAVGRRVPLMISGTIEPMGTTLAGQAIDSFFISIRHMKPIAVGLNCATGPEFMTDHLRTLASLADTAVSCYPNAGLPDEEGHYHETPEMLAEKIRRFAEKGWINIVGGCCGTTPDHIRAIAEAVRHIPPRAIPSSFDVHAVSGIEALIYDETMRPLFVGERTNVIGSRKFKRLIAEGKYEEAAEIARAQVKNGAHVIDICLADPDRDELSDMEQFVREVVKKVKVPLVIDSTDERVIERALTYSQGKAIINSINLEDGEERFANVVPLLHRYGAAVVVGTIDEQGMAVTAERKLEIALRSYDLLVNRYGVPERDIIFDPLVFPVGTGDEQYIGAAKETIEGIRLIKERLPHCLTMLGISNVSFGLPPAGREVLNSVFLYHCTQAGLDYAIVNTEKLERFASIPEEEVRMAEALLFATSDETLNAFIEFYRSKITAAKPVQTNLSLEERLARYVIEGSKDGLIPDLEQALETYSDPLAIINGPLMAGMDEVGRLFNNNQLIVAEVLQSAEVMKAAVAFLEPYMEKKEGSTKGKVILATVKGDVHDIGKNLVDIILSNNGYEVIDLGIKVAPQQLIEAVREHKPDIIGLSGLLVKSAQQMVVTAQDLRQAGVSTPILVGGAALTRKFTENKIAPEYDGIVLYAKDAMDGLALANQIQQGEIDYQKKETVGHEPARTAAVAAAAKSNVSTDVPVYVPADLDRHVLRNVPLDHVLPYVNWQMVLGHHLGLKGKVKRLLEEKDEKALALKAVVDELIAAAKTHGWIQPAGVYRFFPAQSDGNRVYIYDPIDRQTVLETFDFPRQPRAPHLCLADYLKSKESGEMDYVGFFAVTAGHGIRELAQQWKDEGEFLKSHAIQALALEIAEGFAERIHQIMRDRWGFPDDPDFTMEERFAAKYQGQRYSFGYPACPNLEDQEKLFRLLHPEDVGIRLTDGYMMEPEASVSAIVVAHPEARYFNVL
- a CDS encoding PIN domain-containing protein, producing the protein MYILDTNIIIRFLANDDEQQSSIAYRLFEKAVNGELLFLLHPLVIAECCWVLESKRYGYAKEEIASKLKQMIEASCVKTIDQEVVEKALDDYARCGVDFADAYLSALTRHTSSIQGIITWNEKDFRRLGGECYLPESIIGMAQS
- a CDS encoding phage holin family protein, with product MERLEMAYKTGAAVVGGLAGLFFGESTGLLVALFWMAVIDYGSGLVAGYTEKTLSSKIGFKGIAKKVMIFVMVALAHQVDSALGTKNMFRDATIVFYMANELLSIFENAGRMGVPVPERLTQAVEVLKGKSGKGEDKQ
- a CDS encoding bifunctional homocysteine S-methyltransferase/methylenetetrahydrofolate reductase; translation: MGLLDELKQRVLIADGAMGTLLYSHGVDRCFEELNLSKPEDIVHIHEAYIAAGADVIQTNTYGANYVKLARYGLQDEVPAINRAAVRLAKQAANGRAYVLGTIGGLRTLNKSAVPLDEVKRTFREQLFVLLAEGVDGVLLETYYDLEELETVLAIARKETDLPVIAHVSLHEVGVLQDGTPLADALARLEALGADVVGLNCRLGPYYMLQSLEEVPLPTRAFLSAYPNASLPDYRDGRLVYETNAEYFEETAKAFRDQGVRLLGGCCGTTPKHIEAMARALQDRTPATEKTVKRRAVPVSVQSDAPSAATPLPELVRARRSVIVELDPPKKLGIDKFLAGAKALHDAGIDALTLADNSLATPRISNAAVAAIIKERLGVRPLVHITCRDRNLIGLQSHLMGLHTLGITDVLAITGDPSKIGDFPGATSVYDLSSFDLIRLIRQFNEGLSYSGKPLGQKTNFSIGAAFNPNVRHLDKAVERMEKKIQCGAHYFLTQPIYSEEKIVAVHEATKHLDAPIYIGIMPLVSARNAEFLHHEVPGITLSDDIRARMAACGDDPVRAAREGIAIAKALIDAAFDLFHGIYLITPFLRYDMTVELVRYIHEKEAAAKERKVVHG